A region from the Corylus avellana chromosome ca7, CavTom2PMs-1.0 genome encodes:
- the LOC132187707 gene encoding uncharacterized protein LOC132187707, whose product MASLTPGVLLKLLQSINSNVKVRGEYRSVLLQVISIVPALTGSDLWPNQGFFIKVSDSSHSTYVSLSKEDNELILNNKLQLGQFFYVDRVEAGTPVPLLVGARPVPGRHPFVGNPKDLMHMLEPLEGPVQSDNEGTNGAKVRQFLEVEESPRQKIVIKEEKANVASRYMQGVLTPSNAKASAAESNGGGKSNENGIVVGGSKKVGVVKGKQPAELKGQTRSMTPSRNRADALSSKPEFSASDNKETAVPSKSTPAKRTSSKQENMNLNCLSNNKDKNQSPETASWASLPANLLKPGKGMLRRRDSASLVAVEAQKQAATAATLVKCLSMFSDLCSYASPENPHLYLTKFFTLYQLIEQPNIATTLKDKSLRLSNHPSAPDTDKSSKRAGSIHSKSMLKSPKPPIELSVPEKLEWAKWDGAKEIKELREVLLNETRSWFLKFLEGALDVGFPVATQEKKSKDSAGRRMEPGNHIAVTLSQLKHANEWLDKLRSKLSTENDGSVEIVERLKKKVYTCLLVHVESAASALENRSDHRG is encoded by the exons ATGGCATCGCTTACCCCAGGAGTTCTTCTAAAGCTTCTTCAGAGCATAAATTCGAATGTAAAGGTTCGTGGAGAATATAGATCCGTTCTTCTACAAGTGATCAGCATTGTGCCTGCTTTAACGGGTTCTGACTTGTGGCCTAACCAAGGCTTCTTCATAAAGGTCTCTGACTCCTCTCACTCAACATATGTCTCACTATCAAAGGAAGACAATGAGCTCATCTTGAACAACAAGCTGCAACTCGGCCAGTTTTTCTATGTTGATAGGGTGGAGGCCGGAACACCGGTTCCTCTTCTTGTCGGGGCAAGACCGGTCCCAGGACGCCACCCTTTTGTCGGGAATCCAAAGGATTTGATGCACATGTTGGAGCCGTTGGAGGGTCCTGTCCAATCTGATAATGAAGGAACAAATGGTGCGAAGGTGAGGCAGTTTTTGGAGGTGGAGGAAAGCCCAAGGCAGAAAATTGTTATCAAAGAGGAAAAGGCAAATGTTGCGTCAAGGTACATGCAGGGTGTTCTGACACCGAGTAATGCTAAAGCAAGTGCAGCAGAATCCAATGGAGGTGGGAAGAGTAACGAGAATGGCATTGTTGTTGGGGGAAGTAAGAAGGTTGGAGTAGTGAAAGGAAAGCAGCCTGCAGAGCTGAAAGGACAG ACACGCTCAATGACTCCTTCCCGAAATCGAGCTGATGCACTTTCATCGAAGCCAGAGTTTTCTGCATCTGACAACAAGGAGACTGCAGTTCCTTCTAAGAGTACTCCTGCAAAACGCACTTCAAGTAAACAGGAAAACATGAACTTGAATTGTTTGTCaaacaataaagataaaaacCAATCGCCTGAGACAGCTTCATGGGCATCTCTGCCTGCTAATCTTTTGAAGCCAGGGAAG ggaATGCTTAGAAGGAGAGATTCAGCCTCTTTGGTTGCAGTAGAAGCTCAGAAGCAGGCAGCCACAGCTGCAACTCTGGTCAAGTGCCTCAG tATGTTTTCTGATCTTTGCTCCTATGCCTCACCGGAGAACCCCCACCTATATCTCACGAAGTTCTTCACACTCTACCAGCTCATTGAACAACCAAACATAGCAACTACATTAAAGGATAAATCACTTCGGCTATCGAATCACCCATCTGCTCCAGACACAGACAAAAGTAGCAAAAGGGCTGGTTCTATTCATAGCAAAAGTATGTTAAAGTCTCCAAAGCCCCCTATAGAGTTAAGTGTGCCTGAGAAACTAGAGTGGGCTAAATGGGATGGTGCCAAAGAGATCAAAGAACTGAGAGAGGTTCTCTTAAATGAAACAAGATCTTGGTTTTTGAAGTTCTTGGAAGGAGCATTGGATGTTGGGTTTCCTGTAGCTACCCAGGAGAAGAAAAGTAAGGACAGTGCAGGGCGACGAATGGAGCCAGGCAACCATATTGCTGTGACATTGTCGCAGCTTAAGCATGCAAATGAGTGGTTGGATAAACTGAGAAGCAAATTGAGCACAGAGAATGATGGCTCAGTGGAAATTGTGGAGAGGTTGAAGAAGAAAGTTTATACTTGTTTACTTGTTCATGTGGAGTCTGCTGCATCAGCTCTAGAGAATCGATCTGATCATCGTGGTTGA
- the LOC132188358 gene encoding uncharacterized protein LOC132188358, whose translation MNTDHDRGRGGSRGRAGNIRGYSSPRGAWKSAHRYKPLGADSSPEDSLCGEDGLSIREKKNLGQMSASGVSKHTEHKPKLGTTYQKKWIPCGSKDGFSNVRRYQQGTNSPDGVGSGSKQSKCLVTSDSAYKQDVPPLSGHSGSEGLDGGSIQIEQTLGGKTADVNTLHHDFSNKLTISGSQSEIQLPSQSVKKDEPDPSKSPKSSTGHNNSKHSGHSADVITLHHDFSDKLIISSLQSETQLPSQSAKKNEPAPSKGPKHSEHSADVIPLHHDFSDKLIISGLQNETQLPSHSAKMDEPAPSKGPKSSTVHNNSKYSEHSVVLDPFDICPPKTVTSVTLKPSLHAMNRQKRNEIKRSVEGQNGIELRSGMIHLKGYISLRDQVMIVKSCRDLGLGPGGFYQPGYRDGGKLQLRMMCLGKNWDPEARKYGNNRPYDGAKPPVIPDNLYQLVKKAITDSHSIIQKNSKASNVENILPWMSPDICLVNFYTVNGRLGLHQDCDESQGTLHKGLPVVSFSIGDSADFLYGDQRDEDNAEKVKLESGDVLIFGGKSRHIFHGVTTIHPNTAPKTLLEETNLRPGRLNLTFRQY comes from the exons ATGAATACTGACCATGACCGTGGCCGTGGCGGTAGCCGTGGCCGAGCTGGGAACATCAGAGGCTATTCAAGTCCCCGTGGGGCCTGGAAATCAGCGCATCGTTACAAACCT CTTGGAGCAGACAGCTCTCCTGAGGACTCTCTTTGTGGTGAGGATGGATTGTCCATACGTGAGAAGAAAAATTTAGGGCAGATGTCAGCGAGTGGTGTTTCTAAGCACACTGAGCATAAACCTAAATTAGGTACCACATACCAGAAGAAGTGGATTCCATGTGGTTCGAAAGATGGTTTTTCTAATGTCAGGAGGTATCAGCAAGGAACAAATTCACCAGATGGTGTAGGCAGTGGATCAAAACAATCCAAGTGCTTAGTTACTTCAGATTCAGCTTATAAACAGGATGTTCCGCCATTGTCTGGGCATTCAGGTTCTGAGGGCTTGGATGGGGGGAGCATTCAGATTGAGCAAACCTTAGGTGGGAAGACTGCTGATGTTAATACATTACATCATGACTTCTCAAACAAATTGACAATTTCCGGTTCACAGAGTGAGATTCAGCTGCCCTCCCAATCTGTTAAAAAGGATGAGCCTGACCCAAGCAAGAGTCCAAAAAGCTCAACTGGCCATAATAATTCAAAGCATTCTGGACACTCAGCTGATGTTATTACATTACATCATGACTTCTCAGACAAATTGATAATTTCCAGCTTGCAGAGCGAGACTCAGCTGCCCTCCCAATCTGCTAAAAAGAATGAGCCTGCCCCAAGCAAGGGTCCAAAGCATTCTGAACACTCGGCTGATGTTATTCCATTACATCATGATTTCTCAGACAAATTGATAATTTCTGGTCTGCAGAATGAGACTCAGCTGCCCTCCCATTCTGCTAAAATGGATGAGCCTGCCCCAAGCAAGGGTCCAAAAAGTTCAACTGTCCATAATAATTCAAAGTATTCTGAACACTCTGTAGTGCTTGATCCTTTTGATATCTGCCCTCCCAAAACTGTGACCTCTGTTACCCTAAAACCTTCTCTACATGCAATGAATAGACAAAAACGAAATGAAATCAAACGGTCTGTGGAAGGACAAAATGGAATTGAGTTGAGGTCTGGGATGATTCATTTAAAGGGTTACATTTCTTTAAGAGATCAGGTCATGATAGTAAAATCATGCCGAGACCTTGGTCTGGGTCCTGGAGGTTTCTACCAACCTGGTTACCGTGATGGAGGAAAACTGCAGTTGAGGATGATGTGCCTTGGTAAGAATTGGGACCCTGAGGCAAGGAAATATGGAAACAACCGGCCATATGATGGTGCCAAACCACCCGTTATACCTGATAATTTGTATCAGTTAGTCAAAAAGGCAATCACTGATTCCCATTCCATTATTCAGAAAAATTCTAAAGCTAGCAATGTAGAAAACATACTCCCCTGGATGTCACCAGACATTTGTCTTGTAAATTTCTACACAGTGAATGGCCGACTGGGTCTCCATCAG GATTGCGACGAAAGCCAAGGAACTCTTCATAAAGGATTACCTGTGGTATCTTTTTCCATTGGTGACTCGGCAGACTTCTTATATGGGGATCAGAGAGATGAAGACAACGCAGAGAAGGTTAAGTTAGAATCAGGAGATGTTCTAATATTTGGTGGGAAATCTAGGCATATTTTTCATGGTGTTACTACCATTCACCCAAACACCGCCCCGAAGACTTTGCTTGAAGAAACAAATCTTCGTCCTGGTCGGTTGAATCTTACTTTCAGACAGTATTGA